The segment TCTTGAACACGCCGAGGCTGAGCGGGCGCGGGCGCGTGAAAAGCTGCGTGGTCATCAGGCGCAGTTTACCCAGTATTCTCAGGTGCTGGCGTCGCTAAAAAGTTCTTACGACGCCAAGCGCGATATGTTGAAAGAGCTTCAGCAGGAGATGCAGGATATCGGCGTTCAGGCCGATGCCAGTGCCGAGGAGCGCGCGCGCCTGCGCCGGGATGAACTCTATACGGCCCTGAGCAACAACCGCGTACGGCGCAATCAGCTGGAAAAACAGCTCACCTTCTGTGAAGCAGAAATGGATGCGCTTCAGAAAAAACTGCGTCGCGTCGAACGTGACTACCACCAGAGCCGTGAGCAGGTGGTGAGCGCCAAGTCTGGCTGGGTGGCAGTATTGCGCCTGGTGAAAGATAACGGCGTTGAGCGCAGGCTGCATCGCCGCGAGCTGGCCTATCTGGGCGGAGATGAGTTGCGATCCATGTCGGATAAGGCGCTGGGTGCGCTGCGTCTGGCGGTGGCAGACAATGAACACCTGCGGGACATCCTGCGCCTGTCGGAGGATCCTAAACGTCCCGAGCGCAAAATTCAGTTCTTTATCGCCGTTTATCAGCACCTGCGTGAGCGTATCCGGCAGGATATTATCCGCACCGACGATCCGGTCGAAGCGATTGAGCAGATGGAAATTGAGCTGGGCCGTCTGACCGAAGAGCTGACGGCGCGCGAGAAGATGCTGGCAATCAGCTCGCGCAGCGCGGCGAACATTATCCGCAAAACCATTCAGCGCGAGCAGAACCGTATTCGCCAGCTCAACCAGGGGCTGCAAAGCGTCAGCTTTGGCCAGGTGAAAAGCGTCCGGCTCAACGTTAACGTGCGGGAAACTCATGCGACGCTGCTGGACGTGCTGTCGGAAGAGCATGAGCAGCATCAGGATCTGTTTAACAGCAATCGCCTGACCTTCTCAGAGGCGCTGGCTAAACTCTACCAGCGCCTGAATCCGCAGATTGATATGGGACAGCGCACGCCGCAAACCATTGGTGAAGAGCTGCTGGATTACCGTAACTACCTTGAAATGGAAGTTGAGGTTAACCGCGGTTCTGATGGCTGGCTACGTGCGGAGAGTGGGGCGCTGTCAACCGGTGAGGCGATCGGTACCGGGATGTCTATTCTGGTCATGGTTGTGCAGAGCTGGGAAGAGGAGTCACGACGCCTGCGCGGCAAGGATATTTCTCCTTGTCGACTGCTGTTCCTTGATGAAGCCGCGCGCCTTGATGCGAAATCCATCGCAACGCTGTTTGAACTGTGCGACCGCCTGGGAATGCAGCTGATCATCGCTGCGCCGGAAAACATCAGTCCGGAGAAGGGGACCACCTATAAACTGGTGCGTAAAGTGGTTAATAATGTTGAACACGTTCACGTAGTGGGGCTGCGCGGTTTTGCTGCGGAACCGACTGCCGCGAACACGCCAGACGAGACGCCTGAGCACCAGGCCTCGTCCTGATAACAGGTGAAATTTTCCGCCGTCAGATATAGATAAAAAGCTGGCGGCAGATTACTCTACCTACGGCATTAGCGGTTCACGCTGATGCCGTTTTCTTTTCTACACTTATAATAATCACCACGAAGTGATGGCCCGTCCGTTCAGACATTGCTCAGGAGGCAAGGGATGTTGCTGGCAAAATCGTTTACTGCAAGGTTATCCCTGTTGGGTTGTTGTCTGGCGCTCTCCCTGGGGGGGAGTCACTCCGCCGTGGCAGGTATTCCTCCTGTTTCCGCGCCGGTTAACGTATCAGTGAGTCACTCTCAGGCACAGTCACAGATATTGGCCCACCTACCAGCGGGCTATCGCCCTTTTTATCTGAGCCAGCTGGCGTCGCTCTATGCCAGTCATGGTATGCGCCCGATGTGGCAGGATCGTCAGGCCGTCCGGCAGTTTCAACAGCAGCTGGCCGAAGTCGCCATTTCGGGTGTTCAGCCGCAGTTTACACAATGGATAAAACTGCTGACCGAGCCCGCCGTTACCGGTCAGGCGCGGGATGTTGTTCTGTCGGATGCCATGCTGGGCTATCTGCAATTCGTCTCGAATGTACCGCTTAAAGGTGAGACCTGGCTCTACAGCAATGTGCCTTACAAGATGGAGGCACCTGGCCAGTCGGTGATTAACCAGTGGCAAAGAGCCGTAGCGGCAAGTCGCGATGAGGCCTTTATCGTCTCGCTGGCGCCGCAGCACCCTCAGTATCCGCGTATGCATCAGGCGCTTAAAACGCTGCTGGCTGATACCCACCCCTGGCCTCAGCTGGCGGGTCGGGAAACCCTGCGTCCGGGCCAGATGAGTGATAGCGTCCCAGCGCTGCGTGAAATTTTGCAGCGCACCGGTATGCTTTCTGCCGATACGCAGGCACCGAGGCCAGATGAGGATGCCGTGCCAACCTCGAACGTGCCAGTCAGCGTCAGCGACGTCAACGTGGCGGTAAGCCCGTCCGCAACGCCGCAGCCTGAGAGTGTGAAAGCCGATACGCCCAATGCGGTCGGCGATCTTCAGGGCGCGACGCCGCCCGCTAACCCGACTCTGGTCTATAGCGAGGATTTAGTTGCCGCGGTGAAACGCTTCCAGCGCTGGCAGGGGCTGGAAGCCGACGGCGCCATCGGTCTGCGTACCCGCGAGTGGCTGAATGTTTCGCCGCAGCGGCGTGCGGCGCTGCTGGCGCTAAACATTCAGCGCCTGCGGTTGCTGCCTGATGACATGCACAATGGCATTATGGTCAATATTCCCAACTATTCGCTGATCTACTATCTCAACGGGAATCAGATTCTGGCTTCAAGGGTGATAGTTGGACGCCCGGATCGCAAAACTCCGCTGATGCGCAGCGCCCTGAATAACGTGGTGCTGAATCCGCCGTGGAATGTGCCGACCACCCTGGTGCGCAAGGATATCGTGCCTAAAGTCAAAGTTGATCCCTCCTATCTTTATAAGCATAACTACCAGCTGCTTTCGGGATGGGATAGCGAAGCGCAGGTTATCGATCCCACGACTATTGACTGGAATATGATTTCCGCGGCCTCTTTCCCTTATCGCATCCGTCAGGCTCCGGGCGCAACCAACTCACTTGGCCGTTACAAATTCAATATGCCCAGCTCGGATGCTATTTATCTGCACGATACGCCGAACCATAATCTGTTCCAGAAGGATATTCGCGCGCTCAGCTCTGGCTGCGTCAGGGTGAACAAGGCTTCCGATCTCGCTAATCTGCTGCTGCAGGATGCTGGCTGGAATAATGTGCGCATCTCCAGCACCCTGAAGGAGGGCGATACCCGCTATGTTCCTATCAGGCATCGTATTCCGGTCAACCTCTATTATCTGACCGCGTGGATAGCTGACGACGGTGAGCCGCAGTATCGTACAGATATTTACAATTATGATAATACCGTCCGTTCCGGTGCGCAGGCACTGGCGGCCGCTGGTCAGTTATTGCTCTAATGACTGATTAAACAGGAGTAAAGGTTTTTTCGCAGTGAAGCGATACGCCCCTTTACGCAGCAGGAGTTTTCACTCTTGCTGCGTCGCTCACATTCCTCGGGTTGACTCCCCTCATGGCCGCGGTTATGGTTGCGAACATTAACTATTTCGCACTCTATCTAACCATTTATGCTGGGTAATACTGAATGATGGATAAATTCGACTCTCAACGCCGCAGATGGCTGACGCTGGGCGGTGCAGCCCTCGGTTGTGCACTGCTTCCCGGACAGGCTTTCGCCTCGCTTTCCACCTCCCGTCCTCGCATTTTGACACTCAATAATCTCAACACGGGTGAAACGCTCAAGACTGAGTTTTTCAATGGCAAAAGCTATGATAAAGATGAGCTTACGCGGCTAAATCATTTTTTCCGCGACTACCGGGCAAATCAAATTAAGAGTATCGATCCCCGCCTCTTCGATCACCTTTATCGTCTCCAGGCGATGCTCGATACCCGCAAACCTGTACAGCTCATCTCGGGTTATCGTTCCCTGGCGACTAACAATGCCATGCGCACTCACAGTAAAGGGGTGGCGAAGCACAGTTTTCACACGCTCGGACAGGCAATGGATTTCCACATTGAAGGTATTTCATTAAGCAATGTTCGCAAGGCAGCGCTTTCCATGCGCGCGGGTGGTGTAGGATACTATCCGAGAAGTAATTTTGTGCATATTGATACCGGCCCGGTACGGAGCTGGTCGTAATGAAATCCCGGTAAGTCCTCCGATGAGCCGGTAATGGAGCGTTATGAATTATCAAACTATTCCGGTGACGTCGTTTGAGCAGAACTGTTCATTAATCTGGTGCCCCGAGACTCATACGGCGGCGATTGTCGATCCTGGTGGTGATGCCGGGAAAATAGAGGCGCAGGTGGCGGAGCAGGGCGTTACCGTCAGCCAGATCCTGCTGACGCACGGTCATCTCGATCACGTGGGAGCCGCTGCAGAGCTGGCTAAGGTATACGGCGTACCGGTAGTTGGCCCGCATAAGGCGGATGCCTTCTGGCTTGAGGGGTTGCCCACACAGTCTCAGATGTTTGGTTTTCCCCACTGCGCTCCGCTGACGCCTGACCGCTGGCTGGAAGAGGGCGAGACCGTGCAGGTGGGCAATCTGTTACTTGAGATCCTGCTTTGTCCTGGCCATACCCCCGGCCATATTGTCTTTTTCGATCGCACTTCACGCCTGTTGATTTCGGGCGATGTGATTTTCAATGGTGGCGTGGGACGTACCGATTTCCCGCAGGGCAGCCACAGCGATTTAATCAAAGCCATTAAAACTAAGCTTTTGCCGTTAGGTGATGACGTAACCTTTCTACCCGGGCACGGACCTAAGTCCACTTTGGGACGCGAGCGTATTTCAAACCCTTTTCTTCAGTAGTATTTCCGGCGGGTGGTCAATTCCAGCGGTTGTCGGCCAGATGTTTAGGCGGTGATATTTGCTGTTCCGGAGGGCAATCCTGGTGATTGGCGTTTGGTTATACAGGCTGCGATATCTGCTATGCCGGATGATAATCCCATGGTTTGTGGGTTAGTTTTGCAGGCAGGTGATACCTGCTTTTCCGGTGGATAATTCCATGGTTTGTGGGTTAGTTTTGCAGGCGGTGATATCTGCTGTTCCGGTGGATAATCCCTGCGGGTGACGGGCGTCCTCACGCCACGCGTTGCGTGGTGCCTTTGGCTCCGACGCCAGGCCGGACGGCCCGGTCGCGAGCGGGCATCCCTGCCCGCCGCTCCCTGAGTGCAGCATCCCTGCTGCCCTCGCCTGGCCTTCCGTCTTCGCCGCAGCGCTGCGGAATGCCCGTCACCCGCTGGGATTATCCACCTCTCAGGCTTCCGAGCCGCTTTGAGTAAACCCGTTTATCTGGCCAGCTATCTGATCGATTTCCAGTTAAGCGCTGTTCGTGCGCAGGCTTTTGAGCCGCTTTAAGTTAACAACGTCGGTTTTTTGTGCCACCCGTTAGCGCACTGTAATGAGGCTGGCGAGCCGCAATATCCGTTATTTCGCGCGCAATCCCAGCGCCCGCTGATCAGTTGTATCGGCTGCGATACCTGCTGTGCCGGAGGACAATCCTGGTGGTTGTCGGTTGGTTATACAGGCTACGATATCTGCTGTGCCGGATGATAATCCTATGGTTTGTGGGTTAGTTTTGCAGGCGGTGATACCTGCTGCTCCGGTGGATAATTCCATGGTTTGTGGGTTAGCTTTGTAGGCTGTGATATCTGCTGTTCCGGTGGATAATCCCAGCGTGTGACGGGCGTCCTCACGCCACGCGTTGCGTGGTGCCTTTGGCTCCGACGCCAGGCCGGACGGCCCGGTCGCGAGCGGGCGTGCTGCCGCTCTTTGAGTGCAGCATCCCTGCTGCCCTCGCCTGGCCCTCCGTCTTCGCCGCAGCGCTGCGGAATGCCCGTAACCCGCTGGGATTATCCACCTCTCAGGCTTCTGAGCCGCTTTGAGTAAACCCGTTTATCTGGCCAGCTATCTGATCGATTTCCAGTTAAGCGCTGTTCGTGCGCAGGCTTTTGAGCCGCTTTAAGTTAACAACGTCGGTTTTTTGTGCCACCCGTTAGCGCACTGTAATGAGGCTGGCGAGCCGCAATATCCGTTATTTCGCGGGCAATCCCAGCGCCCGCTGATCAGTTGTATCGGCTGCGATACCTGCTGTGCCGGAGGACAATCCTGGTGGTTGTCGGTTGGTTATACAGGCTACGATATCTGCTGTGCCGGATGATAATCCTATGGTTTGTGGGTTAGTTTTGCAGGCGGTGATACCTGCTGTTCCGGTGGATAATTCCATGGTTTGTGGGTTAGTTTTGCAGGCTGTGATATCTGCGGTTCCGGTGGATAATCCCAGCGTTTGCCGGGCGTCCTCACGCCACGCGTTGCGTGGTGCCTTTGGCTCCGACGCCAGGCCGGACGGCCCGGTCGCGAGCGGGCGTCCTGCCCGCCGCTTCCTGAGTGCAGCATCCCTGCTGCCCTCGCCTGGCCCTCCGTCTTCGCCGCAGCGCTGCGGATTGCCCGTCACCCGCAGGGATTATCCACCTCTCAGGCTTCTGAGCCGCTTTGTTTGAAACCGTATGACTTTCCGCAGGCTAC is part of the Erwinia sp. HDF1-3R genome and harbors:
- a CDS encoding YcbK family protein, yielding MDKFDSQRRRWLTLGGAALGCALLPGQAFASLSTSRPRILTLNNLNTGETLKTEFFNGKSYDKDELTRLNHFFRDYRANQIKSIDPRLFDHLYRLQAMLDTRKPVQLISGYRSLATNNAMRTHSKGVAKHSFHTLGQAMDFHIEGISLSNVRKAALSMRAGGVGYYPRSNFVHIDTGPVRSWS
- a CDS encoding MBL fold metallo-hydrolase → MNYQTIPVTSFEQNCSLIWCPETHTAAIVDPGGDAGKIEAQVAEQGVTVSQILLTHGHLDHVGAAAELAKVYGVPVVGPHKADAFWLEGLPTQSQMFGFPHCAPLTPDRWLEEGETVQVGNLLLEILLCPGHTPGHIVFFDRTSRLLISGDVIFNGGVGRTDFPQGSHSDLIKAIKTKLLPLGDDVTFLPGHGPKSTLGRERISNPFLQ
- the ldtD gene encoding L,D-transpeptidase; this encodes MLLAKSFTARLSLLGCCLALSLGGSHSAVAGIPPVSAPVNVSVSHSQAQSQILAHLPAGYRPFYLSQLASLYASHGMRPMWQDRQAVRQFQQQLAEVAISGVQPQFTQWIKLLTEPAVTGQARDVVLSDAMLGYLQFVSNVPLKGETWLYSNVPYKMEAPGQSVINQWQRAVAASRDEAFIVSLAPQHPQYPRMHQALKTLLADTHPWPQLAGRETLRPGQMSDSVPALREILQRTGMLSADTQAPRPDEDAVPTSNVPVSVSDVNVAVSPSATPQPESVKADTPNAVGDLQGATPPANPTLVYSEDLVAAVKRFQRWQGLEADGAIGLRTREWLNVSPQRRAALLALNIQRLRLLPDDMHNGIMVNIPNYSLIYYLNGNQILASRVIVGRPDRKTPLMRSALNNVVLNPPWNVPTTLVRKDIVPKVKVDPSYLYKHNYQLLSGWDSEAQVIDPTTIDWNMISAASFPYRIRQAPGATNSLGRYKFNMPSSDAIYLHDTPNHNLFQKDIRALSSGCVRVNKASDLANLLLQDAGWNNVRISSTLKEGDTRYVPIRHRIPVNLYYLTAWIADDGEPQYRTDIYNYDNTVRSGAQALAAAGQLLL